A stretch of the Mycobacterium sp. ITM-2016-00317 genome encodes the following:
- the fadD8 gene encoding fatty-acid--CoA ligase FadD8, whose amino-acid sequence MSDQLRHFLHSGHLTVGALKRHKDRPVLFLGDTTLTGGELADRISQYIQAFEALGAGTGAAVGLLSLNRPEVLMIIGAGQTQGYRRTALHPLGSLDDHAYVLSDAEVTSLIIDPNPMFVERALGLAEKVPSLKQVLTIGPVPPELAQSGVTAVDLSAEAAKYAPRPLVAADLPPDHIGGLTYTGGTTGKPKGVMGTTQSITTMTTVQLAEWEWPENPRFLMCTPLSHAGAAFFTPVIVKGGELIVLTKFDPGEVLRVIEEQKITATMLVPSMIYALMDHPDSHTRDLSSLETVYYGASAMNPVRLAEAIRRFGPIFAQYYGQSEAPMVITYLSKKDHDEKRLTSCGRPTLFAKVALLGPDDQPVPRGEVGEICVAGPLLSGGYWNLPDATAETFRNGWMHTGDLAREDEDGFYYIVDRTKDMIVTGGFNVFPREVEDVVAEHPSVAQVCVIGTPDDKWGEAVTAVVVLRPDADGSEAAVATMTSEIQASVKERKGSVHTPKQVIVVESVPVTALGKPDKKAVRAQFWEGAGRSVG is encoded by the coding sequence ATGAGTGATCAGCTGCGCCACTTCCTCCACTCCGGCCACCTCACCGTCGGCGCGCTCAAGCGCCACAAGGACCGTCCCGTGCTGTTCCTCGGGGACACCACGCTGACCGGCGGTGAACTCGCCGACCGCATCAGTCAGTACATCCAGGCGTTCGAGGCGCTCGGCGCCGGTACCGGGGCGGCCGTCGGCCTGCTGTCGCTGAACCGCCCCGAGGTGCTGATGATCATCGGCGCCGGCCAGACGCAGGGCTACCGCCGCACCGCGCTGCACCCGTTGGGCTCGCTGGACGACCACGCCTACGTGCTCTCCGACGCCGAGGTCACGTCGCTGATCATCGATCCCAACCCGATGTTCGTCGAGCGCGCACTCGGCCTGGCGGAGAAGGTGCCCTCGCTCAAGCAGGTGCTGACCATCGGCCCGGTCCCGCCCGAACTCGCCCAGAGTGGCGTCACCGCGGTGGATCTGAGCGCCGAGGCCGCCAAGTACGCACCCCGGCCGCTGGTCGCGGCCGACCTGCCGCCCGACCACATCGGCGGCCTGACCTACACCGGTGGCACCACAGGTAAGCCGAAGGGCGTCATGGGGACGACGCAGTCGATCACCACGATGACGACCGTGCAGCTGGCCGAGTGGGAGTGGCCGGAGAACCCGCGCTTCCTGATGTGCACGCCGCTGTCACATGCCGGGGCGGCGTTCTTCACCCCGGTGATCGTCAAGGGCGGCGAGTTGATCGTGCTGACCAAGTTCGACCCGGGCGAGGTGCTGCGGGTGATCGAGGAGCAGAAGATCACCGCGACGATGCTGGTGCCGTCGATGATCTACGCGCTGATGGACCACCCGGATTCGCACACCCGTGACCTGTCGTCGCTGGAGACCGTCTATTACGGCGCATCGGCGATGAACCCGGTGCGGCTGGCCGAGGCGATCCGCCGGTTCGGGCCGATCTTCGCGCAGTACTACGGCCAGTCCGAGGCGCCGATGGTGATCACCTACCTGTCCAAGAAGGATCACGACGAGAAGCGGCTGACGTCGTGCGGACGCCCGACGCTGTTCGCCAAGGTGGCATTGCTCGGTCCGGACGACCAGCCGGTGCCACGCGGGGAGGTCGGCGAGATCTGCGTCGCGGGGCCGCTACTGTCGGGCGGCTACTGGAACCTGCCGGACGCGACGGCCGAGACGTTCCGCAACGGCTGGATGCACACCGGCGATCTGGCCCGCGAGGACGAGGACGGCTTCTATTACATCGTCGACCGCACCAAGGACATGATCGTCACCGGCGGCTTCAACGTGTTCCCGCGTGAGGTGGAAGACGTGGTGGCCGAACATCCTTCGGTGGCGCAGGTGTGCGTGATCGGCACCCCCGACGACAAGTGGGGCGAGGCAGTGACCGCGGTGGTGGTGCTGCGGCCCGACGCCGATGGCTCGGAGGCCGCCGTGGCCACGATGACGTCCGAGATCCAGGCGTCGGTCAAGGAGCGCAAGGGCTCGGTGCACACGCCCAAGCAGGTGATCGTCGTGGAGTCGGTGCCGGTGACCGCGCTGGGCAAGCCGGACAAGAAGGCGGTGCGGGCGCAGTTCTGGGAAGGCGCGGGGCGTTCGGTCGGCTGA